Proteins encoded in a region of the Acipenser ruthenus chromosome 11, fAciRut3.2 maternal haplotype, whole genome shotgun sequence genome:
- the LOC117427129 gene encoding beta-crystallin A2-like, protein MTTQQMEQIGQWKITVWEEENFQGKHCEFMMECQNIMERGFHKIRSVKVENGPWVGFEYPEYLGQQFILEKGDYPRWEAWSGNSGYRTEHMLSFRPIRCANHSDSKVTLYDCEDFQGRKFEICDDYPSLQAMGWCSKEVPSIKVNSGSWVAYQYPGYRGYQYILERDRHNGEYRNYNEYSTQAHTNQIQSIRRIQH, encoded by the exons ATGACCACACAACAGATGGAACAAATAGGACAGTGGAAAATCACTGTTTGGGAGGAGGAGAACTTCCAGGGAAAACATTGTGAGTTCATGATGGAGTGTCAAAACATCATGGAGAGAGGATTTCACAAGATTCGCTCCGTCAAGGTGGAAAACGGCCC CTGGGTAGGATTTGAATATCCTGAGTACCTGGGCCAGCAGTTCATTCTGGAGAAAGGTGACTATCCTCGCTGGGAGGCCTGGAGCGGGAACAGCGGTTACAGAactgaacacatgctgtccttcCGACCAATCCGCTGTGCT AACCACAGTGACAGCAAGGTGACTCTGTATGACTGTGAGGATTTCCAGGGTCGCAAATTTGAAATATGTGACGATTACCCTTCTCTGCAAGCCATGGGATGGTGCAGCAAGGAGGTTCCTTCCATTAAAGTCAACTCGGGGTC ttgggtaGCTTACCAGTACCCAGGATACCGTGGATACCAATACAtcctggagagagacagacacaatgGAGAGTACAGAAACTACAATGAGTACAGCACCCAGGCGCACACCAACCAAATCCAATCAATTCGCAGAATCCAGCACTAA
- the LOC117426551 gene encoding uridine 5'-monophosphate synthase-like: MAHLEELVIHLYEIQAVKFGQFQLKSGICSPVYFDLRVIVSYPAVMNQVASLLFQCAKDSGLKYDTVCGVPYTALPLASIICSSNQLPMLIQRKEAKDYGTKRLVEGNINPGETCLIIEDVVTSGSSVMETVAVLKKEGLKVTDAIVLVDREQGGEARLAEEGIRLHSVCSLSNLLDVLCKNGKIDAEVVQNVNKFIQENSTYKFTKQNGTAPAKKMCRELSYDARAEQPGVHPIAAQLLKAMEKKNTNLCLSADVTDCKELLQLADTIGPHICVLKTHVDILQDFQPEVIKELQAVAEKHEFLLFEDRKFADIGNTVKHQYEGGIYKISSWSHITNAHVVPGPGVVKGLKEVGMSLNRGCLLIAQMSSQGSLATGDYTKAAVKMAEENSDFVFGFISGSKLTSKPEFLHMTPGVQLQSGGDGLGQQYLSPEEVIGKKGSDIIIVGRGILAASDRVEAAQTYRKAGWEAYLKRLSVPGDSCHSQQNES; the protein is encoded by the exons ATGGCTCATCTAGAAGAACTAGTTATACACTTATACGAAATTCAAGCGGTGAAGTTTGGTCAGTTCCAATTGAAGAGTGGCATTTGTTCACCGGTTTATTTTGATCTAAGAGTGATCGTTTCATATCCAGCTGTAATGAACCAG GTCGCCAGCCTCCTGTTCCAATGTGCAAAGGATAGTGGATTGAAGTATGACACTGTGTGTGGTGTCCCATATACAGCATTGCCATTGGCCTCAATCATCTGCTCTTCTAATCAATTGCCAATGCTCATTCAGAGAAAGGAAGCAAAGGATTATG GAACGAAGCGGCTTGTGGAAGGTAATATCAATCCTGGAGAGACTTGCCTCATCATTGAAGATGTGGTCACCAGTGGATCCAGTGTCATGGAGACTGTGGCGGTCCTCAAGAAAGAGGGCTTGAAGGTTACAGATGCCATCGTGCTGGTTGACAGAGAGCAGGGCGGCGAGGCCAGGCTGGCAGAGGAAGGCATTCGTTTACACTCTGTTTGTTCCTTATCAAATCTGTTAGACGTTCTTTGCAAAAACGGAAAAATTGATGCTGAAGTGGTACAGAATGTCAACAAATTTATCCAAGAGAATAGCACGtacaaattcacaaaacaaaatggtacgGCCCCAGCAAAGAAAATGTGTAGAGAATTGAGCTATGACGCACGTGCTGAGCAGCCAGGAGTCCACCCAATCGCTGCCCAGCTGTTGAAGGCGATGGAAAAGAAGAATACAAACTTGTGCTTGTCTGCTGATGTCACTGATTGCAAAGAACTTCTCCAGCTGGCTGACACCATTGGTCCGCACATTTGTGTGCTGAAGACTCATGTTGACATCTTGCAAGATTTCCAGCCAGAGGTGATCAAGGAGCTGCAAGCAGTGGCAGAGAAGCACGAGTTTTTGCTGTTTGAAGATCGGAAGTTTGCAGACATCGGCAACACAGTGAAACACCAGTATGAAG GTGGTATTTACAAGATTTCTTCCTGGTCTCATATAACCAATGCACATGTGGTTCCTGGGCCTGGAGTGGTGAAAGGACTGAAGGAGGTGGGAATGTCTCTGAATCGGGGATGCCTGTTGATTGCACAGATGAGCTCCCAAGGTTCATTAGCCACTGGGGATTACACTAAAGCTgca GTTAAAATGGCTGAAGAAAATTCTGACTTTGTGTTTGGCTTTATAAGTGGTTCAAAATTAACTAGCAAGCCAGAGTTTCTTCATATGACACCTGGAGTACAGCTGCAGTCAGGAG GAGATGGTCTGGGCCAGCAGTATCTGAGCCCTGAAGAAGTCATTGGTAAGAAGGGCTCTGATATCATCATTGTGGGAAGAGGAATTCTAGCAGCCTCAGATCGAGTGGAAGCTGCACAGACCTATAGGAAAGCAGGTTGGGAGGCTTATCTTAAGAGGCTTTCTGTGCCTGGAGACAGCTGCCATAGTCAGCAGAATGAGAGTTGA